GTTGCCAGTAGTACGGTGAACAGTTTTGCTAATGTTGCCAGTGGTACGGTGAACAGTTTTGCTAATGTTGGCAGTGGTATGGTAAAGATATTTGCCAATGTTGGCAATAAAACTCTGAAAAAAATTGCTTATGTTTCCAATAGTACGGTAAACAGTTTCGCTGATGTTGCCATTAGTTCGGTGAAGATATTTGCTGATGTTGCCAGTAATACTGTGAAGGGGTTTGCTGATGATAAGAAGCTGCATGCTGCCACATGCGATTCCGTTGTCCTTCAGTAGGACCTACATAGTTACCCAAGTGGGCTGACACACACTCCTGAAGAATCATACTCCTTTCAAGGGAGAGAACTTTTAActgttaaagaaaatatgatttAGGGGTTGTATTTCAGAAAGACAtgaaattcaaacatttatcgACACAAAATTACAAAGCAAACAGTATTCTGTCATTAATCAGGATGCCTTCAGTTCTGTATCATGTTGATCAAATGGAACCCAGCCGATACGAACACCAGTCATACTGTGTGCACGTGTGTTTCAGGATGCGGATCGTCCACGTGCACTGGCCGAAGGTGAACACGGTAGACGGTCTGTTTACGGCCACCAACGGCGCGCTCCGTCTCCAGGGGAAGTACGAGATACACAGACAAGGCGTGTAAGTGTTTTAAAAGAATAACTGATGTCACTTCCCCCACATCATGTCCATTTTGGGCGGTATTCCGTATGACGAAGTTAGATACGTCGGATTACACTTTAAGATCAATGTGGATTTTGATTCCAAACGAAACATTCAAACAACGAAACACCCGTACcatatgtttttacattgttttaatcGCTTGAAGAGCATGTTCCAAAATCCCCTACCCTTCGACATTTTTTATATGTGACACccgtaatatatatattcacatttaacttttaacataacCATGTATCGTACAGTGCAAATCAAAAGAAACtattttaacaattaactgTTTCAGGCTCGGATATCATAAGGTTGGAGAGTTTGTGTTCGACCTCAGTGCCATAGCACTCACCATTAAGGAAAATACTGTTTCAGGTAACTATGGTGTTTACAATATGCATAATTGTCATGCATAGTCACTCTTATGCACAGGGTACAGCAGGTAGAAAATTCAGCTCTCtatatgcttatcaaataatgctcaaaatgagccaatttctgacaACTGTGCGCAAGACTGAGTTGCATTGACTTGTAAAAATATGGATATTACAATTTGAATACAATATACACTTGATAAATTACAGTTACCCTTTATACATGACTTTTTAAAATCGTagaaagtatattttataatttatactaATTATGCTTCCCCCCTCTCATCTAGAAGCCACTGCGGCCGCCCTAACTGAGCGACACCGCCATCGCCAGCACCACCACCGGCCGCGGGCGATGCCACACAGTGTTACATGCGCTGTGGGTCACATCAAGGTGCGGTTCCACGGCGGGGCGGCCCGCCTCTGCCAGTTCCTCACCGCCATGTACATCAAGGTCTATAGACGTCACTTAGAGGCGCAGGTACACGTGCACGCAACACCTTATTTACGAATAATAATATTTAGTGTATATGGTAATGTTGTTTTGGAGTACTGATGATGCAAAAATAAATGCTCCTAGCCCAGGGCAAATCGATGATGAAAAGAATCAAAAGAAAAGGATGAATGTGTTTCAGATCACAAAGGTGATTCAGGAAGCAGTTCAGGACGATGGCCAAATTCTCATGTCAGCCTTGTCGGGTAACTATTTATGATTAATCTATACTCTGCTTTTTCAAATCGTCTTTTGCATTGTCCCCTTCCACACGACCTCCAGAATAGAgcatatatgtaaaacaatggaCAGCtgtcttatttattatatgatagTTCCCTTGATTTGCATTCTTTGAATATTGTGAATAGGTTGCCTAGAATACGatttctcccaccccagatatCCAAATAATTGCCCATGCTGAAAACCCTTACCTTACACTCTCAGCTATGGAATATACTTATAACACGTATAAGTCGCCATCAATATGCGGAAGACAACAGCACATTCGCTATGGTCATTTTTGCATCATGGTTGACTGAACGTTCTGGTATCAGGGGCAAGTCCAagattcgacgttagagggggtaTAACTTagggggcgtaaccttttgaatTGCGCcactccctcagaaccgaaatttatttggtttagaGTGTTGGTATGGGGGGTTGGGGGTACTCCcaagaaaatgtttacaatttctagtccgaaatagtgctttttgtaactttttttatcttttattgaaaagaaaagtaaacttggacgattttaggtgCACcatgtgccccccccccccttcttcTGGACCCTCAAGTGGGTATTATATTTACCTAGTCCTGCTTATCAGATATCTTTCCTCCAACAGTGATGGCCTCAATGCACGGGGCGGCGGGAGATAGAGCAACAGAAACAATTACCGTGCAAACCACGTGTAATACTCGAGGTAAGGATGACATCCGTGCATTTAAGTATATTCAGTGAAATAATGTTCActttctatttatttaaatgtatgcgTAAAATGCAAGAGCACCCGCTATTGGAGTAGTTTAATGTCATAAACCAAAACAACAATAAAGTGACCACATGCATGGTTGTGCCACGTTTTGTTTCGATTTGTATTTAATACACAATATACATAGTTGCTTGCATACACTGTATAGTGACTCACCACTAGTATACTCTGTATGGTTACCTATCACTAACAAACTCTGTATGGTTACCCACCACTGACATACTCTGTATGGTTACCCACCACTAACATACTTTGTATGGTTACCCACCACTAACATACTCTGTGTGGTTACCCACCACTAACATACTCTGTATGGTTACCCACCACTAACATACACTGTATGGTTACCCACCACTAGCATACTCTGTATGGTTACCCACCACTAGCATACTCTGAATGGTTACCCACCACTAACATACACTGTATGGTTACCCACCACTAGCATACTCTATATGGTTAACCACCACTAACATACTCTGTATGGTTACCCACCACTTACATACACTGTATGGCTACTCTCCCGACTAACATACACTGTATGGCTACTCACCCGACTAACATACACTGTATGGCTACCCACCACTCACATACTCTGAATGGTTACCCACCACTAACATACACTGTATGGTTACCCACCACTAACATACACTGTATGGTTACCCACCACTAGCATACTCTGTATGGCTACCCACCACTAACATACACTGTATAGCTACTTACCACTAACATACTCTGTATGGCTACACACCACTAGCATACTCTGTATGGTTACCTGTATGGTTACCCACCACTAACATACACTGTATGGTTACCCACCACTAGCATACTCTGTATGGTTACCCACCACTAGCATACTCTGAATGGTTACCCACCACTAACATACACTGTATGGTTACCCACCACTAGCATACTCTGTATGGTTAACCACCACTAACATACCCTGCATGGTTACCCCACACTTACATACACTGTATGGCTACTCACCCGACTAACATACACTGTATGGCAACTCATCCGACTAACATACACTGTATGGCTACCTACCACTCACATACTCTGAATGGTTACCCACCACTAACATACACTGTATGGTTACCCACCACTAACATACACTGTATTGTTACCCACCACTAACATACACTGTAGAGCTACTTACCACTAACATACTCTGTATGGCTACACACCACTAGCTAGCATACTCTGTATGGTTACCTGTATGGTTACCCATCACTAACATACACTGTATGGCCACTCACCACTAACATACACTGTATAGCTACTTACTACTAACATACTATGTATGGCTACACACCACTAACATACACTGTATAGCCACTTACCACTAACATACTATTTATGACTACACACCACTAACATACACTGTATGGCTTCTCAACACTATCCTACTCTGTACGGTTACCCATCACTAACATACTCTGTATGGTTACTCACCACTAGGATACACTGTATGGTTACCCATCACTAACATACTCTGTATGGGTACTCACCACTAGGATACACTGTATGGTTACCCATCACTGACATACTCTGTATGGGTACTCACCACTAGGATACACTGTATGGTTACCCATCACTAACATACTATGTATGGGTACTCACCACTAGAATACACTATATGGCTACTCACCACTCACATACACTGTATGGCTACTCAACACTATCATACTCTGTATGGTTACCAACCACTTGCATGTTCGGTATGTTTACCCAATCATATCATAGACTTTATAGTATAGCCAATACTTTCATTCATTGTATGGTTGCAGTACGCGAGACGGGGACGATACAGCGGTTTCTGGACAGTTTCGGCGGGCAGACGCCACCCACCTGACGTAGACGAAATTACCTTGGTTACAAGTTTGGCGCCCCATTCGCTTATCGAAGGCCCGACGAGACTGTGAAAATGGTGCTGCTTCAACGGGATTTGAACAATCGTTTTGTAGAGCTGTATTTTAAGACATGAATTATCAATTACTTAAATTGTGGTCATTTTGAGGTATAATTTGATGAACGTATCTGTCTGAAGTTCCTAGAGCGAGCGATGTCTATAGTGTATCACTGTAGGAGGCCTTCTAgatatgttttgctttatttatagaaaacaaagataataaatGAACTATTGTCATTATTCATCGAGATATTCGAAGGCGTAAACGATCGTTTGGATTGCCATAAATTCATTAGCTAGCCTTTCCGCCAGATAACCGGAATATTCCATTCACAAATTCCGCCTCACGGTTAACGCGTTATTCATGAAATCAaattacaaaatcatatttcagtTGGGTGGGGTAGAAAAACTTGATAAAAATTATATCGAAAATGTGCCATATCAAAATATCGGGGATCTTCAAGGCGATAGAATTTCCAGATATGCAAGCTTTATACaccaaaatcaaataaattcaCGCACAATCATCGACATGGCCCATCCACTATCTTGTGTTCTGGATTCCAAGACCAGATGgttatacatggtaaacaggTGTCACTCTGGGTGCACAGCCTTTCTTGTACTTGCTCTTCCTGACATGAAATAAGaagttataaacaaaatttctaataatcgttttataataaatttatacacCCGGTACTTGAGTTCTTGTTTTaagcattgttttcatattctCGATAAGTAAACAGATTTCCCttctaaattgtattttatagtaTGTTTTTGATATACGTGAGTTCCTAGATGTTACCTAAATGTAATAATGAGTCATAGGGACCATCCGTACAGtcgttttgttaaaatattacacaTTGTGAATGTATGATAATTTTAGCCCGCCAGTCTTACTTGACGTGCGAATGATCGCCGAGTTTTGACAATTATAGTTGCCGCGTGTTGTTTTGCAGGGGACTTTAAGAGTTATGAAAAAAGACCAAGCCAACTATTCACCGAATAATGGCAAGGAAAATATTCACGTGACCAGTTTAGAGCTCAGGTAAACTACTGATACGACTGTTTGACAACAGCCGACAAACTGGGCAACCAACGACAATCACTGCCATGTTACAATAAATGTCGTTGGACGATTAAATAAGCATTGTAGTTGTACAACCGATTGCCGTGGACGGATACAAAGCATATCAGTTGTGCTGCCGGTTACGATTGccaattatataagaatatttcaGTTGTACTTCTGCATATCATTTGTACTTCCGGTTACTGTAGACGATTACAGAAGCACATCAAATGCGCTACCAGTTGTCATGGACGAtggcatttaaatatatcagaTGTACTGTGCACGCCGATTGCCAATATTGAGATAGAAGAAAAAAAGCGTTTATAACATAATAatctttaataatataacatagtCGCTTTTATAACATTATTCCAAAATagataacaataacatataactTTCTTTACTATTGCGTATCTTGGTAGCTACGGACATAATATGACGCGTGCGTGGTTACACTATGAAAGTCTTTTTTGACGTGAGTCTAGTACTCCTCGCCCTCCTCCTCTCCTTCGCCCTCAACGGAGTCGACGCCGACCTCTTCGTAGTCCTTCTCAAGAGCCGCCAAGTCCTCACGGGCCTCGGAGAACTCGCCCTCCTCCATACCCTCTCCTACGTACCAGTGAACGAAGGCGCGCTTGGCGTACATCAGATCGAACTTGTGATCCAGGCGGGCCCACGCCTCGGCGATGGCGGTCGTGTTGCTCAACATGCACACGGCACGCTGAACCTTGGCGAGATCGCCGCC
Above is a genomic segment from Mya arenaria isolate MELC-2E11 chromosome 2, ASM2691426v1 containing:
- the LOC128221673 gene encoding uncharacterized protein LOC128221673; its protein translation is MENLQERLLEHVVPDQVGQIGKVHYSFTEMRIVHVHWPKVNTVDGLFTATNGALRLQGKYEIHRQGVLGYHKVGEFVFDLSAIALTIKENTVSEATAAALTERHRHRQHHHRPRAMPHSVTCAVGHIKVRFHGGAARLCQFLTAMYIKVYRRHLEAQITKVIQEAVQDDGQILMSALSVMASMHGAAGDRATETITVQTTCNTRVRETGTIQRFLDSFGGQTPPT